Part of the Spinacia oleracea cultivar Varoflay chromosome 5, BTI_SOV_V1, whole genome shotgun sequence genome, ttataggtgtagggttagggttagggttataaTGGAACCCTAAGGGGTATGTCCGTGGTTGGTGTTCAAGATATGATAGGATTCTAAATCTAGTCATGATTTTGGTGATATTCGGTTTAGAGTAAAattgtttaaaatagaaatacaaaatataaaatcataaaattttaaaccgagtcttgaataattaattaagatttatcctgaaattttcagaatttatctCAAAGAAATCAGATTTTTAGggaattttgaattggtaaaactcttaaaatccaattttaaatagaattatcttatttccaaaataaatccgaaatatattatcataaatatattattatataaaactgattttataaaatactaaaaataattttcggatttttaaaataattttaagttgattaaactctttttctccaaaattgattcctaatagaattaggaattaataaaatcccaaaaaatgatttaaattaagttttgaaaataatattccctCTAAGACATTTAAATATTTACctccaaaatatttgaatattttttttccctccaaaataatttagtatcaaatatatattaaaaaaatgcataaaatgattaataaaatgcctaaaaatatggggtattacagtctacccctcttaaaagaagtttcgtcctgaAACTTAGGACAAAATACCACACTATATTCCAAAAGCGGAAATATCTCAATTTTATCGACTCTTTTAGAAAGAAAAAGATGCTAATGCACATGCTTAAAACAGACCAAATTTGCTAAAACTTTACAAAATCACGCTAAAAATTGGTAAAAGTGCGAAactctatcgcattctaccccccttaaaaagaaagttacgaccccgtaactcgcCTATTAAGTTTTTGAAAACTAAAGCTCTTGGAATGAATGAATGCCCTACTATTACAATAAAGGTTTAGCTAGCTAGCAAGTAGATcataaatagaaaaagtaccagcttcTACTTCATACGCGTTTTCTGCTTCACGATGATTCATAATGAACAATTGTCCCTTCAATTGGGTGGCGTTATTCCCACCTCCAGGTTCGGTGTTGTTGATTCCATCCTGCTGGCTTAATCCTTGTTGACTTGAATGTGAATTTTTCCCATTATGGCCTAGGTTATATGTTGATTCCCCAAATGCTTTCTTGTAGCATTCAAACTCACGATGCCCTTGCTTCTTACAGAAATAACAAGTAACTAGGTTTCCCTCACAATCCTTTCCTGGATGGTTATTCTCACACTTTTTGGAAAAGTAGTTCCTTTTAGGCTTATCCTCGTTCCCGTTACTTCCATTTTCATAATTTCCCTTCCATTTTTGGGTGAAATTGCGATTCTCTTCCCTATTTTGGTTAAAATTCCCTTCCCTCTTTCCATGGTTAAAATCCCCATCCAACTTAGGTTTCTTCTCATTCCCTTGGAAGTTTCCATTtcccttcctcttttcaccagaATTTCCATCAAGCTCTCTTCCTTTCATCCCATACAGGTGAGCTGCACGCCCATTAACATCATCTAAGGATTCAAAGTTAACTCCCCCAAGCTTCCCTTGCAAAGTCAATGTtgacccttgctcaaacctttgagctttTATGGCTTCAGTTGGGACTATTTCGGGTGCAAACCTCATTAGTTCTATGAACTTGGTATGTAATACTCATTCACAGTCATGGTccccattctaaggtttgtaaACTATAGGCATTTCTGCTTCTTTAGATAGGGAGGGTAAAACTTAGCTCTCAAagcttctttcatggtttcccAATCAAAATCAGGTTTGGCCATTAAGTCTTTCTTTCGTTGTGACCACCATAGGTCAGCTTCTTCCCTTAGATAGTACACAACATTATTGATTTTTAGATCCCCAGGGCAATTGATAGCATCAAACAGTTGGTCAAATTTTCTAAGCCAGTTTTCTAGACTTGCAGGGTCTTCCTTTCCATCATAGGTAGATGGTTTACTAGCTGCTACTTTCTTAAAGACATCACCAAAGTTTTCAATATtactcactactacaaaaatgggctaaTGAACCATTCCTATAGTACCATATATGTCACATATTAGGTTTCTTAGATAAAAAGACCAATTATGTAAGAAGTGTGGTTTCTTagaaaaaatataagaaacCATAACATAGAAAAATATGGTTCCTCATACATAATGGAATTTAGGTGGAAGTCAAAGATATCAAATTTGTATGAAAACTGGTCtcttattaatttaaatttaaatagtaaataataagaaaactaaaaataaaaaagttttgtattgcagttaaatattttcttttcgattttagggaaaataaataaaccaGGCCtataagagaaaaaaaaacctaTCTTCCGCCCCCAATCTCTCTTTCACTCGCCTGACTCCATTGCCGCCTTCGAATCACCGAGCCAATTTCCACAACGCCAACAACCCAGAAGTTTGCTGCTTAAACAAAACCCAAATTCTAATTTCCCAGCAACATCGACCCAGAAGTTTGCTGCCTAAACAAAACCCAATTTACCGAAAACCCCACTGAAATCAACACTGAAGAAACCACGCAAACTGATTCCAAGCAAGATAGAAATGCGTCCAAATTGAAAAATTGAATCGAAGTCCCTTGTTCTTCATCAAAGGAAGAAATAGAAGAATTGTGCGCTTTGATTAGAGAGAGAACGCAACAAAGATAAGTTTTTAGGAAGTGGGTATGCGTTAAATTGCAAGAATTTGTTATGGAGGATAgagaatttgaatgttttggtgGGATTCAAGTGGGTGGTGGTGACGTTGCTTAAGGAATTTTGAAGAATTGGTGACATTTTTTTCACTTTGATTTGTAAGTTTTGTTAGGGTTTATTTGGGGATTCTTAAATTATCTCAAGGTTCAAACATTGTTAGGGGTCCGTTTGTGTGAATTTAAACAAGATCGGCGGTGATATATGAACGTCCGTGAGCATGGTACGGCGGCGGAAGGGATTGCCCATGCTTCTTTTCTGAGAAGAGATACAAAGATATTCAATGAATGTCAGGGTCTGTTTTTGAAAGGAAGCACCAAAAAAACTCATTGtacaaaactaaaattttcctaAATCCTCCATATTTTGTACGGGACCTTTTTATTGTTGTAATCAAAGGATCTATTTTTATCCCAATATGATATCATTGGTTGTTCTTGAATGATTCATATAAGTGATATGAGTAATTATTTTgtgtttgaaattcaaattaagATGTTTAATTAATATGCAAAATTTATTTGGGCAATAATTTTCAATGGCGGCAAACCAGTTGCTATGCTGGTGTTTTTAAAGTAGAAAAGAGACCATATATCTTTCACATAATGTTTCTTAAAATTAAGCTAAGATACCATATTTCTAACAAAAAAGGTGTTTTAATTTAACATAAGAAACCATTTTTCTTATAATACAGATTTCTTTGTTTGTAAATTTAAATACTATATAACGTATCTAAGAAACCATATTTCATTAATAATTGGTTTCTCTATTCAATTTAAGACACCACACCAAAATTATGGTTTCTTAGGCTAAGAGACCAGTGAGATAGACACCATACCTTTTAAGGTCTCTTAAGCTGGTTTGGTATGGTTTCTTATCCCATTTTTTTTAGTAGTGACTCTTGAGAGTTACCTGAGTTGTCATAGCTTGAGTCAAGTTTTGAGCTATTTCGGTTAGGCGTCTAATCGTCGTTCCGACTTTCCCTGATCTCTTCCTTCCCCGATTACGAATTATCCCTCTCACCATCTTGCCTGGATTAAGGTGTACTAATAGAAAATTTGCAACTAAAacctaaattaaaaaataatgcaATTAGAATATTGCAACACTTTAGTACATCAAAATCATAACAAAGTACAAGACAATTCCCAATTTTCACCAAATtccataaagaaaaaaaaaacatctcgACCAATTCCAAATAAAGGAAACTCATCATCATTAGAAGGTTAAAATTGCCACCAAACTCCTTCCAAGTACATAATTATTAAGTAAACCATTATGCTCAAAAATCACATAAATCGCAACTAGTGTCacgaaaataatttatttagttATTCCTTTGAAGGAAAAATGCCGGACCTATAACTTAATGCACGAATTTTATCATGTAATTCTAGTAAATGTataaattgatttattaaatagACTTTCAACAAATTCTTTTgatatttttctaaaatttgtATAAGTTCAAGTCCTCGATTTTTAGTGTGAATACATCAAAACAACATCTTCCCAGGTAGTTAGAGAATTATACACAATGTCGGTATGAGCTTCTCTTATTCCACCTAGACAGAAGACATTACGAGTGATGGATTCACACCAATCATCTTTTCTCAAAAGATAGGAAAATagtttttaatgaaaatataacttTCTTTGAAAATAGATTTTCATGCTTAGAATGTGAAACTCTATCATATATGCCCCTTAAATTCTACCCTTACTCTCAaatttatttatcaaatttTAGTCCTAGGTTCTTTCATGGCTAAACTGTtaccattttgtaacaccccaaatttctctcttttttaaaAGAacctttaattaaataaaaccaATCTTGAGAAACTTAAGAGTATTACCGCCACGTGATTACGTTAAAGGCTAATTAACTCAACTAATGCAGCGGAATAACTCAAATACTTTTCtttattgaataataataatcgAAATAATAATACATAGTGTATATTCGATAAACCCCTGAAATTAAAATACTAAAATCTGAACTCACAAATGAAaccaacttagaaaaataaatccta contains:
- the LOC130461663 gene encoding uncharacterized protein encodes the protein MRFAPEIVPTEAIKAQRFEQGSTLTLQGKLGGVNFESLDDVNGRAAHLYGMKGRELDGNSGEKRKGNGNFQGNEKKPKLDGDFNHGKREGNFNQNREENRNFTQKWKGNYENGSNGNEDKPKRNYFSKKCENNHPGKDCEGNLVTCYFCKKQGHREFECYKKAFGESTYNLGHNGKNSHSSQQGLSQQDGINNTEPGGGNNATQLKGQLFIMNHREAENAYEVEAGTFSIYDLLAS